One window of Syngnathus acus chromosome 16, fSynAcu1.2, whole genome shotgun sequence genomic DNA carries:
- the prpf3 gene encoding U4/U6 small nuclear ribonucleoprotein Prp3 isoform X2, which yields MSLPKREVEELRPWVERTVKKMLGFSEPTVVTVALQCVGKGLDKRKTTDQLHPFLNESAGNFVERLFEVLEESRGSRSSKGNGEKTRKRELKDAFSDETDTGGVKSVATPAADGAAPKRKRVARFQEVEEPEVIPGPPSESPGMLSKLQIKQMMEEATKQIEQRRKQLNITSPAQTQMESPMSRLLGHASVGGSIMPSQAASFMNDAIEKARRVAEEQARLQSQMPVKPNILGMLGNSIPHNFVALANLHAMGIAPPKVEVKEVNKPTPLILDDKGRTVDATGKEIELTHRMPTLKANIRAVKREQFRQQLKEKPGEELESTSYFDNRVTLIASQRARKTFKFHEQGRFEKIAQRIRTKAQLERLQNEISQAAKKTGIHASTKLALIAPRKDIGDSEVPNIEWWDSFILPTNIEIKPETKLDEVVLFGVTNLVEHPAQISPPGKFDKDKPVTLGVYLTKKEQKKLRRQTRREGQKEVQEKVRLGLMPPPEPKVRISNLMRVLGTEAVQDPTKVEAHVRAQMAKRQKAHEEANAARKLTAEQRKEKKVKKLKEDLGGGVHISVYRIRNLQNPAKKFKVEANANQLYLTGTVVLHKDVNLVVVEGGPKSQKKFKKLMMHRVKWQEHNSKRDDPDGDDDTRRNNKCWLIWEGTAKDRSFGDIKFKQCPTENMAREHFKKHGTEHYWDLALSKSVLDSADD from the exons ATGTCGCTTCCTAAACGGGAGGTGGAGGAATTGAGGCCATGGGTGGAGCGCACTGTGAAGAAGATGCTCGGCTTCTCAGAGCCCACCGTGGTCACCGTGGCTCTGCAGTGCGTGGGGAAAGGTctggacaaaagaaaaacaacag ACCAACTGCACCCTTTCCTGAATGAATCAGCCGGGAATTTCGTCGAGCGTCTCTTCGAAGTGTTGGAGGAGAGCCGTGGTTCCCGAAGCAGCAAAGGAAACGGAGAAAAGACCCGCAAGCGAGAGCTGAAG GACGCATTCAGTGATGAGACAGACACGGGTGGAGTGAAAAGTGTCGCGACGCCCGCCGCCGATGGCGCGGCACCCAAACGCAAGCGGGTGGCTCGTTTTCAGGAAGTGGAGGAGCCCGAGGTCATTCCGGGACCGCCGTCGGAGAGTCCGGGCATGCTCAGCAAACTGCAG ATCAAACAGATGATGGAGGAAGCCACCAAGCAAATTGAACAGCGAAGGAAACAACTGAACATTACATCTCCTGCTCAG ACACAAATGGAATCTCCCATGTCGCGCCTTCTGGGCCACGCCAGCGTAGGCGGCTCCATCATGCCCTCGCAGGCCGCCAGCTTCATGAACGACGCCATCGAGAAAGCTCGCAGGGTGGCCGAGGAGCAGGCGCGCCTGCAGTCGCAGATGCCGGTGAAGCCCAACATCCTGGGCATGTTGGGGAACTCCATCCCTCACAACTTTGTGGCTCTGGCCAACCTTCACGCCATGGGAATCGCCCCACC GAAAGTGGAAGTGAAGGAAGTGAATAAACCAACACCGCTCATTCTGGACGACAAGGGCAGGACGGTGGATGCTACCGGCAAAGAGATCGAGCTGACTCATCGCATGCCAACACTCAAAG CCAACATTCGGGCGGTGAAAAGGGAACAGTTCCGTCAGCAACTCAAAGAGAAGCCTGGAGAGGAGCTGGAGTCCACGTCCTACTTTGACAATCGCGTAACTCTGATTGCATCCCAGCGGGCGCGCAAAACCTTCAAGTTTCACGAGCAGGGTCGGTTTGAGAAGATCGCTCAAAGAATTCGAACAA AGGCCCAGCTGGAGAGGTTACAGAACGAGATTTCCCAGGCCGCCAAGAAGACGGGAATCCACGCCTCCACCAAGCTGGCTCTGATCGCTCCCAGGAAGGACATTGGCGACAGCGAAGTGCCCAACATCGAGTGGTGGGACTCCTTTATCTTGCCCACCAACATCGAAAT AAAGCCAGAAACCAAACTTGATGAGGTGGTGCTTTTCGGAGTGACCAATTTAGTGGAGCATCCGGCCCAAATTAGTCCTCCTGGTAAGT TCGACAAGGACAAACCGGTCACGCTGGGCGTTTACTTGACCAAGAAAGAACAGAAGAAGCTGAGACGACAGACTCGACGGGAAGGCCAAAAGGAAGTACAAGAAAAGGTCCGTCTTGGACTGATGCCGCCACCGGAGCCCAAAG TTCGCATCTCCAACCTGATGAGAGTGTTGGGGACCGAGGCGGTTCAGGACCCCACCAAAGTGGAAGCCCACGTCAGAGCGCAGATGGCCAAGAGACAAAA AGCCCACGAAGAGGCCAACGCGGCGCGCAAGCTCACGGCTGAGCAGCGCAAAGAAAAGAAGGTGAAGAAGTTGAAGGAGGATCTCGGCGGAGGGGTTCACATTTCCGTGTACAG GATCCGTAACCTGCAGAATCCAGCAAAGAAGTTCAAAGTGGAAGCCAATGCCAACCAGCTCTACCTGACCGGCACTGTCGTCCTGCATAAAGACGTCAACTTGGTTGTGGTGGAAGGAG GCCCCAAATCTCAGAAGAAGTTCAAGAAACTCATGATGCACAGAGTCAAGTGGCAGGAGCATAACTCCAAACGAGACG ATCCGGACGGCGACGACGACACTAGGAGGAACAACAAGTGCTGGTTGATTTGGGAG GGCACGGCCAAAGACCGCTCCTTCGGGGACATAAAGTTCAAGCAGTGCCCCACAGAAAACATGGCCAGGGAACACTTCAAGAAACACGGCACAGAACACTACTGGGATCTGGCTCTCAGTAAGAGTGTGCTAGACAGCGCCGACGATTGA
- the prpf3 gene encoding U4/U6 small nuclear ribonucleoprotein Prp3 isoform X4 codes for MSLPKREVEELRPWVERTVKKMLGFSEPTVVTVALQCVGKGLDKRKTTDQLHPFLNESAGNFVERLFEVLEESRGSRSSKGNGEKTRKRELKDAFSDETDTGGVKSVATPAADGAAPKRKRVARFQEVEEPEVIPGPPSESPGMLSKLQIKQMMEEATKQIEQRRKQLNITSPAQTQMESPMSRLLGHASVGGSIMPSQAASFMNDAIEKARRVAEEQARLQSQMPVKPNILGMLGNSIPHNFVALANLHAMGIAPPKVEVKEVNKPTPLILDDKGRTVDATGKEIELTHRMPTLKANIRAVKREQFRQQLKEKPGEELESTSYFDNRVTLIASQRARKTFKFHEQGRFEKIAQRIRTKAQLERLQNEISQAAKKTGIHASTKLALIAPRKDIGDSEVPNIEWWDSFILPTNIEIKPETKLDEVVLFGVTNLVEHPAQISPPVDKDKPVTLGVYLTKKEQKKLRRQTRREGQKEVQEKVRLGLMPPPEPKVRISNLMRVLGTEAVQDPTKVEAHVRAQMAKRQKAHEEANAARKLTAEQRKEKKVKKLKEDLGGGVHISVYRIRNLQNPAKKFKVEANANQLYLTGTVVLHKDVNLVVVEGGPKSQKKFKKLMMHRVKWQEHNSKRDDPDGDDDTRRNNKCWLIWEGTAKDRSFGDIKFKQCPTENMAREHFKKHGTEHYWDLALSKSVLDSADD; via the exons ATGTCGCTTCCTAAACGGGAGGTGGAGGAATTGAGGCCATGGGTGGAGCGCACTGTGAAGAAGATGCTCGGCTTCTCAGAGCCCACCGTGGTCACCGTGGCTCTGCAGTGCGTGGGGAAAGGTctggacaaaagaaaaacaacag ACCAACTGCACCCTTTCCTGAATGAATCAGCCGGGAATTTCGTCGAGCGTCTCTTCGAAGTGTTGGAGGAGAGCCGTGGTTCCCGAAGCAGCAAAGGAAACGGAGAAAAGACCCGCAAGCGAGAGCTGAAG GACGCATTCAGTGATGAGACAGACACGGGTGGAGTGAAAAGTGTCGCGACGCCCGCCGCCGATGGCGCGGCACCCAAACGCAAGCGGGTGGCTCGTTTTCAGGAAGTGGAGGAGCCCGAGGTCATTCCGGGACCGCCGTCGGAGAGTCCGGGCATGCTCAGCAAACTGCAG ATCAAACAGATGATGGAGGAAGCCACCAAGCAAATTGAACAGCGAAGGAAACAACTGAACATTACATCTCCTGCTCAG ACACAAATGGAATCTCCCATGTCGCGCCTTCTGGGCCACGCCAGCGTAGGCGGCTCCATCATGCCCTCGCAGGCCGCCAGCTTCATGAACGACGCCATCGAGAAAGCTCGCAGGGTGGCCGAGGAGCAGGCGCGCCTGCAGTCGCAGATGCCGGTGAAGCCCAACATCCTGGGCATGTTGGGGAACTCCATCCCTCACAACTTTGTGGCTCTGGCCAACCTTCACGCCATGGGAATCGCCCCACC GAAAGTGGAAGTGAAGGAAGTGAATAAACCAACACCGCTCATTCTGGACGACAAGGGCAGGACGGTGGATGCTACCGGCAAAGAGATCGAGCTGACTCATCGCATGCCAACACTCAAAG CCAACATTCGGGCGGTGAAAAGGGAACAGTTCCGTCAGCAACTCAAAGAGAAGCCTGGAGAGGAGCTGGAGTCCACGTCCTACTTTGACAATCGCGTAACTCTGATTGCATCCCAGCGGGCGCGCAAAACCTTCAAGTTTCACGAGCAGGGTCGGTTTGAGAAGATCGCTCAAAGAATTCGAACAA AGGCCCAGCTGGAGAGGTTACAGAACGAGATTTCCCAGGCCGCCAAGAAGACGGGAATCCACGCCTCCACCAAGCTGGCTCTGATCGCTCCCAGGAAGGACATTGGCGACAGCGAAGTGCCCAACATCGAGTGGTGGGACTCCTTTATCTTGCCCACCAACATCGAAAT AAAGCCAGAAACCAAACTTGATGAGGTGGTGCTTTTCGGAGTGACCAATTTAGTGGAGCATCCGGCCCAAATTAGTCCTCCTG TCGACAAGGACAAACCGGTCACGCTGGGCGTTTACTTGACCAAGAAAGAACAGAAGAAGCTGAGACGACAGACTCGACGGGAAGGCCAAAAGGAAGTACAAGAAAAGGTCCGTCTTGGACTGATGCCGCCACCGGAGCCCAAAG TTCGCATCTCCAACCTGATGAGAGTGTTGGGGACCGAGGCGGTTCAGGACCCCACCAAAGTGGAAGCCCACGTCAGAGCGCAGATGGCCAAGAGACAAAA AGCCCACGAAGAGGCCAACGCGGCGCGCAAGCTCACGGCTGAGCAGCGCAAAGAAAAGAAGGTGAAGAAGTTGAAGGAGGATCTCGGCGGAGGGGTTCACATTTCCGTGTACAG GATCCGTAACCTGCAGAATCCAGCAAAGAAGTTCAAAGTGGAAGCCAATGCCAACCAGCTCTACCTGACCGGCACTGTCGTCCTGCATAAAGACGTCAACTTGGTTGTGGTGGAAGGAG GCCCCAAATCTCAGAAGAAGTTCAAGAAACTCATGATGCACAGAGTCAAGTGGCAGGAGCATAACTCCAAACGAGACG ATCCGGACGGCGACGACGACACTAGGAGGAACAACAAGTGCTGGTTGATTTGGGAG GGCACGGCCAAAGACCGCTCCTTCGGGGACATAAAGTTCAAGCAGTGCCCCACAGAAAACATGGCCAGGGAACACTTCAAGAAACACGGCACAGAACACTACTGGGATCTGGCTCTCAGTAAGAGTGTGCTAGACAGCGCCGACGATTGA
- the prpf3 gene encoding U4/U6 small nuclear ribonucleoprotein Prp3 isoform X3, with protein MSLPKREVEELRPWVERTVKKMLGFSEPTVVTVALQCVGKGLDKRKTTDQLHPFLNESAGNFVERLFEVLEESRGSRSSKGNGEKTRKRELKDAFSDETDTGGVKSVATPAADGAAPKRKRVARFQEVEEPEVIPGPPSESPGMLSKLQIKQMMEEATKQIEQRRKQLNITSPAQQTQMESPMSRLLGHASVGGSIMPSQAASFMNDAIEKARRVAEEQARLQSQMPVKPNILGMLGNSIPHNFVALANLHAMGIAPPKVEVKEVNKPTPLILDDKGRTVDATGKEIELTHRMPTLKANIRAVKREQFRQQLKEKPGEELESTSYFDNRVTLIASQRARKTFKFHEQGRFEKIAQRIRTKAQLERLQNEISQAAKKTGIHASTKLALIAPRKDIGDSEVPNIEWWDSFILPTNIEIKPETKLDEVVLFGVTNLVEHPAQISPPVDKDKPVTLGVYLTKKEQKKLRRQTRREGQKEVQEKVRLGLMPPPEPKVRISNLMRVLGTEAVQDPTKVEAHVRAQMAKRQKAHEEANAARKLTAEQRKEKKVKKLKEDLGGGVHISVYRIRNLQNPAKKFKVEANANQLYLTGTVVLHKDVNLVVVEGGPKSQKKFKKLMMHRVKWQEHNSKRDDPDGDDDTRRNNKCWLIWEGTAKDRSFGDIKFKQCPTENMAREHFKKHGTEHYWDLALSKSVLDSADD; from the exons ATGTCGCTTCCTAAACGGGAGGTGGAGGAATTGAGGCCATGGGTGGAGCGCACTGTGAAGAAGATGCTCGGCTTCTCAGAGCCCACCGTGGTCACCGTGGCTCTGCAGTGCGTGGGGAAAGGTctggacaaaagaaaaacaacag ACCAACTGCACCCTTTCCTGAATGAATCAGCCGGGAATTTCGTCGAGCGTCTCTTCGAAGTGTTGGAGGAGAGCCGTGGTTCCCGAAGCAGCAAAGGAAACGGAGAAAAGACCCGCAAGCGAGAGCTGAAG GACGCATTCAGTGATGAGACAGACACGGGTGGAGTGAAAAGTGTCGCGACGCCCGCCGCCGATGGCGCGGCACCCAAACGCAAGCGGGTGGCTCGTTTTCAGGAAGTGGAGGAGCCCGAGGTCATTCCGGGACCGCCGTCGGAGAGTCCGGGCATGCTCAGCAAACTGCAG ATCAAACAGATGATGGAGGAAGCCACCAAGCAAATTGAACAGCGAAGGAAACAACTGAACATTACATCTCCTGCTCAG CAGACACAAATGGAATCTCCCATGTCGCGCCTTCTGGGCCACGCCAGCGTAGGCGGCTCCATCATGCCCTCGCAGGCCGCCAGCTTCATGAACGACGCCATCGAGAAAGCTCGCAGGGTGGCCGAGGAGCAGGCGCGCCTGCAGTCGCAGATGCCGGTGAAGCCCAACATCCTGGGCATGTTGGGGAACTCCATCCCTCACAACTTTGTGGCTCTGGCCAACCTTCACGCCATGGGAATCGCCCCACC GAAAGTGGAAGTGAAGGAAGTGAATAAACCAACACCGCTCATTCTGGACGACAAGGGCAGGACGGTGGATGCTACCGGCAAAGAGATCGAGCTGACTCATCGCATGCCAACACTCAAAG CCAACATTCGGGCGGTGAAAAGGGAACAGTTCCGTCAGCAACTCAAAGAGAAGCCTGGAGAGGAGCTGGAGTCCACGTCCTACTTTGACAATCGCGTAACTCTGATTGCATCCCAGCGGGCGCGCAAAACCTTCAAGTTTCACGAGCAGGGTCGGTTTGAGAAGATCGCTCAAAGAATTCGAACAA AGGCCCAGCTGGAGAGGTTACAGAACGAGATTTCCCAGGCCGCCAAGAAGACGGGAATCCACGCCTCCACCAAGCTGGCTCTGATCGCTCCCAGGAAGGACATTGGCGACAGCGAAGTGCCCAACATCGAGTGGTGGGACTCCTTTATCTTGCCCACCAACATCGAAAT AAAGCCAGAAACCAAACTTGATGAGGTGGTGCTTTTCGGAGTGACCAATTTAGTGGAGCATCCGGCCCAAATTAGTCCTCCTG TCGACAAGGACAAACCGGTCACGCTGGGCGTTTACTTGACCAAGAAAGAACAGAAGAAGCTGAGACGACAGACTCGACGGGAAGGCCAAAAGGAAGTACAAGAAAAGGTCCGTCTTGGACTGATGCCGCCACCGGAGCCCAAAG TTCGCATCTCCAACCTGATGAGAGTGTTGGGGACCGAGGCGGTTCAGGACCCCACCAAAGTGGAAGCCCACGTCAGAGCGCAGATGGCCAAGAGACAAAA AGCCCACGAAGAGGCCAACGCGGCGCGCAAGCTCACGGCTGAGCAGCGCAAAGAAAAGAAGGTGAAGAAGTTGAAGGAGGATCTCGGCGGAGGGGTTCACATTTCCGTGTACAG GATCCGTAACCTGCAGAATCCAGCAAAGAAGTTCAAAGTGGAAGCCAATGCCAACCAGCTCTACCTGACCGGCACTGTCGTCCTGCATAAAGACGTCAACTTGGTTGTGGTGGAAGGAG GCCCCAAATCTCAGAAGAAGTTCAAGAAACTCATGATGCACAGAGTCAAGTGGCAGGAGCATAACTCCAAACGAGACG ATCCGGACGGCGACGACGACACTAGGAGGAACAACAAGTGCTGGTTGATTTGGGAG GGCACGGCCAAAGACCGCTCCTTCGGGGACATAAAGTTCAAGCAGTGCCCCACAGAAAACATGGCCAGGGAACACTTCAAGAAACACGGCACAGAACACTACTGGGATCTGGCTCTCAGTAAGAGTGTGCTAGACAGCGCCGACGATTGA
- the prpf3 gene encoding U4/U6 small nuclear ribonucleoprotein Prp3 isoform X1, whose protein sequence is MSLPKREVEELRPWVERTVKKMLGFSEPTVVTVALQCVGKGLDKRKTTDQLHPFLNESAGNFVERLFEVLEESRGSRSSKGNGEKTRKRELKDAFSDETDTGGVKSVATPAADGAAPKRKRVARFQEVEEPEVIPGPPSESPGMLSKLQIKQMMEEATKQIEQRRKQLNITSPAQQTQMESPMSRLLGHASVGGSIMPSQAASFMNDAIEKARRVAEEQARLQSQMPVKPNILGMLGNSIPHNFVALANLHAMGIAPPKVEVKEVNKPTPLILDDKGRTVDATGKEIELTHRMPTLKANIRAVKREQFRQQLKEKPGEELESTSYFDNRVTLIASQRARKTFKFHEQGRFEKIAQRIRTKAQLERLQNEISQAAKKTGIHASTKLALIAPRKDIGDSEVPNIEWWDSFILPTNIEIKPETKLDEVVLFGVTNLVEHPAQISPPGKFDKDKPVTLGVYLTKKEQKKLRRQTRREGQKEVQEKVRLGLMPPPEPKVRISNLMRVLGTEAVQDPTKVEAHVRAQMAKRQKAHEEANAARKLTAEQRKEKKVKKLKEDLGGGVHISVYRIRNLQNPAKKFKVEANANQLYLTGTVVLHKDVNLVVVEGGPKSQKKFKKLMMHRVKWQEHNSKRDDPDGDDDTRRNNKCWLIWEGTAKDRSFGDIKFKQCPTENMAREHFKKHGTEHYWDLALSKSVLDSADD, encoded by the exons ATGTCGCTTCCTAAACGGGAGGTGGAGGAATTGAGGCCATGGGTGGAGCGCACTGTGAAGAAGATGCTCGGCTTCTCAGAGCCCACCGTGGTCACCGTGGCTCTGCAGTGCGTGGGGAAAGGTctggacaaaagaaaaacaacag ACCAACTGCACCCTTTCCTGAATGAATCAGCCGGGAATTTCGTCGAGCGTCTCTTCGAAGTGTTGGAGGAGAGCCGTGGTTCCCGAAGCAGCAAAGGAAACGGAGAAAAGACCCGCAAGCGAGAGCTGAAG GACGCATTCAGTGATGAGACAGACACGGGTGGAGTGAAAAGTGTCGCGACGCCCGCCGCCGATGGCGCGGCACCCAAACGCAAGCGGGTGGCTCGTTTTCAGGAAGTGGAGGAGCCCGAGGTCATTCCGGGACCGCCGTCGGAGAGTCCGGGCATGCTCAGCAAACTGCAG ATCAAACAGATGATGGAGGAAGCCACCAAGCAAATTGAACAGCGAAGGAAACAACTGAACATTACATCTCCTGCTCAG CAGACACAAATGGAATCTCCCATGTCGCGCCTTCTGGGCCACGCCAGCGTAGGCGGCTCCATCATGCCCTCGCAGGCCGCCAGCTTCATGAACGACGCCATCGAGAAAGCTCGCAGGGTGGCCGAGGAGCAGGCGCGCCTGCAGTCGCAGATGCCGGTGAAGCCCAACATCCTGGGCATGTTGGGGAACTCCATCCCTCACAACTTTGTGGCTCTGGCCAACCTTCACGCCATGGGAATCGCCCCACC GAAAGTGGAAGTGAAGGAAGTGAATAAACCAACACCGCTCATTCTGGACGACAAGGGCAGGACGGTGGATGCTACCGGCAAAGAGATCGAGCTGACTCATCGCATGCCAACACTCAAAG CCAACATTCGGGCGGTGAAAAGGGAACAGTTCCGTCAGCAACTCAAAGAGAAGCCTGGAGAGGAGCTGGAGTCCACGTCCTACTTTGACAATCGCGTAACTCTGATTGCATCCCAGCGGGCGCGCAAAACCTTCAAGTTTCACGAGCAGGGTCGGTTTGAGAAGATCGCTCAAAGAATTCGAACAA AGGCCCAGCTGGAGAGGTTACAGAACGAGATTTCCCAGGCCGCCAAGAAGACGGGAATCCACGCCTCCACCAAGCTGGCTCTGATCGCTCCCAGGAAGGACATTGGCGACAGCGAAGTGCCCAACATCGAGTGGTGGGACTCCTTTATCTTGCCCACCAACATCGAAAT AAAGCCAGAAACCAAACTTGATGAGGTGGTGCTTTTCGGAGTGACCAATTTAGTGGAGCATCCGGCCCAAATTAGTCCTCCTGGTAAGT TCGACAAGGACAAACCGGTCACGCTGGGCGTTTACTTGACCAAGAAAGAACAGAAGAAGCTGAGACGACAGACTCGACGGGAAGGCCAAAAGGAAGTACAAGAAAAGGTCCGTCTTGGACTGATGCCGCCACCGGAGCCCAAAG TTCGCATCTCCAACCTGATGAGAGTGTTGGGGACCGAGGCGGTTCAGGACCCCACCAAAGTGGAAGCCCACGTCAGAGCGCAGATGGCCAAGAGACAAAA AGCCCACGAAGAGGCCAACGCGGCGCGCAAGCTCACGGCTGAGCAGCGCAAAGAAAAGAAGGTGAAGAAGTTGAAGGAGGATCTCGGCGGAGGGGTTCACATTTCCGTGTACAG GATCCGTAACCTGCAGAATCCAGCAAAGAAGTTCAAAGTGGAAGCCAATGCCAACCAGCTCTACCTGACCGGCACTGTCGTCCTGCATAAAGACGTCAACTTGGTTGTGGTGGAAGGAG GCCCCAAATCTCAGAAGAAGTTCAAGAAACTCATGATGCACAGAGTCAAGTGGCAGGAGCATAACTCCAAACGAGACG ATCCGGACGGCGACGACGACACTAGGAGGAACAACAAGTGCTGGTTGATTTGGGAG GGCACGGCCAAAGACCGCTCCTTCGGGGACATAAAGTTCAAGCAGTGCCCCACAGAAAACATGGCCAGGGAACACTTCAAGAAACACGGCACAGAACACTACTGGGATCTGGCTCTCAGTAAGAGTGTGCTAGACAGCGCCGACGATTGA